A section of the Chelmon rostratus isolate fCheRos1 chromosome 16, fCheRos1.pri, whole genome shotgun sequence genome encodes:
- the gmpr gene encoding GMP reductase 1: MPRVDVDLKLDFKDVLFRPKRSSLKSRSEVDLQRTFTFRNSKQTYTGIPIIAANMDTTGTFEMAQVLSKHTLFTAIHKHYSVDDWKNFAANHPDCLEHVAASSGSGTADLEKLCAILEAVPALKYICLDVANGYSEYFVEFVKTVRGKFPKHTIMAGNVVTGEMVEELILSGADIIKVGIGPGSVCTTRIKTGVGYPQLSAVIECADSAHGLKGHIISDGGCSCPGDVAKAFGAGADFVMMGGMLAGHDQCSGEVIEKNGKKYKLFYGMSSDTAMKKYVGGVAEYRASEGRTVEVPYRGDVENTIRDVLGGLRSTCTYVGAAKLKELSRRTTFIRVTQQSSQMFT, translated from the exons ATGCCTCGTGTGGACGTAGACCTCAAGCTGGACTTTAAGGATGTCCTCTTCAGACCCAAGAGGAGCAGCCTGAAGAGTCGCTCAGAG GTGGACCTTCAGAGGACCTTCACATTCCGCAACTCCAAACAGACCTACACCGGCATCCCCATCATCGCCGCCAACATGGACACCACAGGAACATTTGAGATGGCGCAAGTCCTCAGCAAA CACACCCTCTTCACAGCCATTCACAAACACTACTCTGTCGACGACTGGAAAAACTTCGCTGCTAATCATCCAGACTGCTTAGAG CATGTAGCTGCCAGCTCAGGCAGCGGCACCGCAGACCTGGAGAAGCTGTGTGCCATCTTGGAAGCCGTCCCCGCCCTCAAGTACATCTGTCTGGACGTGGCCAATGGCTACTCTGAGTACTTTGTGGAGTTCGTCAAGACGGTCAGAGGAAAGTTCCCCAAACACACCATCATG GCTGGCAACGTGGTAACCGGGGAGATGGTGGAGGAGCTCATACTCTCCGGTGCTGACATCATCAAAGTGGGCATCGGGCCAG GGTCTGTGTGCACGACAAGGATCAAGACAGGAGTGGGCTATCCACAACTCAGTGCTGTGATAGAGTGTGCAGACTCAGCCCATGGTCTCAAAGGACACATTATCTCC GACGGTGGCTGCAGTTGCCCAGGAGATGTAGCAAAAGCCTTTG GCGCGGGGGCTGACTTCGTAATGATGGGAGGAATGCTCGCAGGCCACGACCAGTGCTCTGGGGAGGTCATCGAGAAGAACGGGAAGAAATACAAACTCTTCTACGGCATGAGCTCCGACACAGCCATGAAGAAATATGTGGGTGGAGTTGCTGAGTATAG GGCGTCTGAGGGGAGGACAGTGGAGGTTCCCTACAGAGGGGACGTGGAGAACACCATCCGTGATGTGCTGGGGGGCCTCCGCTCCACCTGCACCTATGTGGGCGCCGCCAAGCTCAAGGAGCTGAGCAGGAGAACCACCTTCATCCGCGTCACACAGCAGTCCAGCCAAATGTTCACTTAG